The Toxotes jaculatrix isolate fToxJac2 chromosome 14, fToxJac2.pri, whole genome shotgun sequence genome window below encodes:
- the LOC121193236 gene encoding 3-keto-steroid reductase/17-beta-hydroxysteroid dehydrogenase 7-like — MQRVVIVTGANSGIGLALCERLLTEDSQLRLCLACRNMQRAEAARSALLTSHTNAHVDLLHLDVGSVQSVLTAAQEVKARYSRIDFLYLNAGIMPNPQVDITAFFKGLFSRNVINMFATAEGLLTQQDRLNSDGLQEVFATNLFGHFLLIRELEPLLCQAGHTSRAVWTSSSNARRSAFSIEDMQHRNGTEPYSSSKYASDMLSLALNRQRNSQGLFSSVVCPGLVMTNLTYGILPSFFWTLIMPIMWLIRVFTNTFTLTPYNGAEALHWLFLQKPESLDPRAKYHSLTSGLGTNYTQPRQMDIDDEMSEVLYSKLLELEKVVRRKLSERNADNKAHQQYLSEIE; from the exons ATGCAGAGAGTTGTCATTGTAACCGGCGCCAACAG CGGCATTGGCCTGGCGTTGTGTGAGAGGCTGCTGACTGAGGACAGCCAGCTTCGTCTGTGCCTGGCCTGCAGAAACATGCAGCGGGCTGAGGCAGCCCGCTCCGCCCTGCTGACCTCTCATACCAACGCACATGTGGACCTGCTGCACCTTGATGTGGGCTCTGTGCAGTCGGTGCTCACTGCAGCTCAGGAGGTCAAGGCCAG gTACAGCAGAATTGACTTTCTGTATCTAAATGCAGGAATTATGCCCAATCCACAAGTGGACATCACAGCTTTTTTCAAGGGTCTGTTCTCCAG GAATGTCATCAACATGTTTGCGACAGCAGAGGGTCTCTTGACTCAACAAGACCGACTCAACTCAGATGGACTGCAGGAAGTTTTTGCCACCAACCTCTTTGGTCATTTTCTTCTG ATCAGGGAACTGGAGCCTCTGCTGTGTCAGGCAGGCCACACATCCAGGGCAGTGTGGACGTCCTCAAGTAACGCTAGACGCTCTGCCTTCAGCATCGAGGACATGCAACACAGAAATGGGACAGAGCCCTATAGCTCCTCTAAGTATGCTTCAGACATGCTCAGCCTGGCGCTCAACAGACAGAGGAATAGCCAG GggctgttctcctctgtggtgtGCCCAGGACTGGTGATGACTAATCTGACCTATGGCATCCTGCCCTCATTCTTCTGGACTCTCATCATGCCCATCATGTGGTTG ATCAGGGTCTTCACCAACACATTCACCCTAACACCGTACAACGGAGCAGAGGCGCTG CACTGGTTGTTTCTTCAAAAGCCGGAGTCTTTGGATCCAAGAGCAAAGTATCACAGTTTAACGTCAGGACTTGGGACAAACTACACTCAGCCTCGACAA atggACATCGATGATGAAATGTCTGAGGTCCTCTATTCAAAACTTCTTGAACTCGAGAAAGTAGTTAGAAGGAAACTGAGTGAGAGAAATGCTGATAACAAAGCTCATCAACAGTACCTCAGTGAGATAGAGTGA
- the LOC121192960 gene encoding discoidin domain-containing receptor 2-like, with protein sequence MEVVEVKLITHCVFVILLAAAVRAQVNPEMCRYPLGMTGGQIQDDAISASSHWSESTAARFGRLDFDNGDGDGAWCPDIMSEPDGLKEYLQVDLRSLYFITLVGTQGRHADGMGNEFAQRYMIKYSRDGSNWVGWHDRKGRQVIEGNRNAYDVVLKDLEPPIIARFVRFMPVTDHSMIVCMRVELYGCEWLDGLMSYSIPDGHQMIYRGLDVYFNDSVYDGALAERLTKGLGQLTDGTWGLDDFLHSHIYSMWPGYDYVGWSNKSFPKGYVEMIFEFDHVRNFTSMKVHCNNMFSRRVRMFRQASCYFRSGSDWEADPVTFRPTVDRLSQIARFVTVPLGDRTASAIKCRFHFSDLWMLFSEVAFQSGSAVYNTSLSPRKHGHSTNTLPGDDPTHKVDDSNTRILIGCLVAIIAILLTIIVIILWRQVWQKMLEKASRRMLDDELTARLAVQTQAFSFHHSSLSSEGGSTSNSTYERIFPLCADYQEPSRLIRKLPEFAQSTERLGPSSSCRALAAGGSDSAPHYAEADIISLQESSDSGTCSITAVNMNLFAGTDSSMREFPRHKLTFKEKLGEGQFGEVHLCEAEGMQDFLDEDLSIEGNNESPLLVAVKTLREDANKNARNDFLKEIRIMSRLRDPNIVRLLAVCVDTDPLCMITEYMENGDLNQFLCNLRLKEAADEDKTEQEEKEEKSMVSYSKLIGMAVQIASGMKYLSSLNFVHRDLATRNCLVGKNYTIKIADFGMSRNLYRGDYYRIQGRAVLPIRWMSWESILLGKFTMASDMWAFGVTLWEILTLCKEQPYSQLSDEQVIENTGEFFRDQGKQVYLPKPPCCPERVYTDLMLSCWRRNAKQRPSFQEMHTQLMESLA encoded by the exons ATGGAGGTCGTGGAGGTTAAACTGATCACACATTGTGTCTTCGTTATCCTGCTTGCTGCCGCTGTAAGAGCTCAAGTCAACCCAG AAATGTGTCGCTACCCTCTTGGTATGACCGGTGGGCAGATTCAGGACGATGCCATCTCTGCCTCCAGTCACTGGTCCGAGTCAACGGCTGCAAGATTTGGCAG acTTGACTTTGACAACGGAGACGGTGATGGGGCCTGGTGCCCTGACATCATGTCAGAGCCGGACGGCCTCAAAGAGTATCTCCAGGTGGACCTGCGTTCACTGTACTTCATCACGCTGGTGGGCACCCAAGGGCGCCACGCCGACGGAATGGGTAATGAATTTGCCCAGCGGTACATGATCAAGTACAGCCGCGACGGCAGCAACTGGGTGGGCTGGCATGATAGGAAGGGAAGGCAG GTAATTGAGGGGAACAGGAATGCATACGATGTGGTGCTGAAGGATCTGGAGCCTCCCATCATAGCTCGTTTTGTCCGATTTATGCCTGTGACAGACCACTCCATGATCGTGTGTATGAGAGTGGAGCTCTACGGCTGTGAATGGCTGG ATGGCCTGATGTCTTACAGTATTCCAGATGGGCACCAAATGATCTACAGAGGTCTGGATGTCTACTTCAATGACTCTGTATATGATGGAGCATTAGCTGAAAG ACTGACAAAGGGCCTCGGCCAGCTGACAGATGGCACCTGGGGTCTAGACGACTTCCTCCACAGCCACATCTATAGCATGTGGCCAGGGTACGACTACGTAGGGTGGAGCAACAAGAGCTTCCCTAAAGGTTACGTGGAGATGATCTTTGAGTTTGACCACGTCCGAAACTTCACTTCCATGAAG GTTCACTGTAACAACATGTTCAGCCGAAGGGTGAGGATGTTCAGACAGGCCAGCTGTTACTTCCGGTCGGGCTCCGACTGGGAGGCGGACCCGGTGACTTTTAGGCCCACTGTTGACCGCCTGAGCCAAATCGCCCGTTTTGTCACCGTGCCCCTCGGGGACCGCACAGCCAGTGCCATTAAATGCCGTTTCCACTTCAGTGACCTTTGGATGCTGTTCAGCGAGGTGGCCTTCCAGtcag GCTCAGCAGTGTACAACACATCTCTGAGTCCTCGCAAACATGGACACTCCACGAACACTCTACCAG GGGATGATCCCACTCATAAAGTGGATGACAGCAACACCAGGATCCTGATTGGCTGCCTGGTGGCTATTATAGCCATCCTCTTGACTATCATAGTCATCATTTTGTGGCGGCAGGTGTGGCAAAAGATGCTTGAGAAG GCATCTCGTCGTATGCTGGACGATGAACTCACAGCTCGTCTCGCCGTCCAGACCCAGGCCTTCTCCTTCCACCACTCCTCTCTGTCCAGCGAGGGTGgctccacctccaactccacctACGAGCGAATCTTCCCCCTCTGTGCCGACTACCAGGAGCCTTCACGCCTCATCCGGAAGCTGCCTGAGTTTGCTCAGTCCACAGAGCGCCTCG GACCAAGCTCCTCATGCAGAGCCCTTGCAGCCGGTGGTTCAGACAGTGCCCCACACTATGCTGAGGCAGACATTATCAGCCTGCAGGAGTCTTCAGACAGCGGCACCTGCTCCATCACCGCCGTCAACATGAATCTCTTTGCTGGCACAGATTCATCCATGAGAGAGTTCCCCAGACACAAGCTCACCTTCAAGGAGAAGCTGGGAGAGGGCCAGTTTGGAGAA GTGCACTTGTGTGAGGCAGAGGGCATGCAGGACTTTTTGGACGAGGATTTGTCTATAGAGGGAAACAATGAGTCACCTCTGCTTGTTGCTGTTAAAACACTAAGGGAAGATGCTAATAAGAATGCAAG GAATGACTTCCTGAAGGAGATCCGAATCATGTCTCGTCTGAGGGACCCCAACATCGTCCGTCTGCTGGCggtgtgtgtggacacagaccCGCTGTGCATGATCACTGAGTATATGGAAAATGGAGACCTGAACCAGTTCCTGTGCAACCTCAGGCTCAAGGAGGCTGCTGATGAAGACAAGACAGAacaagaggagaaggaggagaagagtaTGGTCAG CTACAGTAAACTGATTGGCATGGCTGTGCAGATTGCATCTGGTATGAAGTACTTGTCCTCTCTCAACTTTGTCCACCGTGATCTGGCCACCCGCAACTGCCTGGTGGGTAAGAACTACACAATAAAGATCGCTGATTTTGGCATGAGTCGAAACCTGTACAGAGGAGACTACTACAGGATCCAGGGCCGGGCCGTCCTGCCCATTCGCTGGATGTCCTGGGAGAGCATCCTCCTG GGTAAGTTCACCATGGCCAGTGATATGTGGGCATTTGGTGTGACTCTGTGGGAGATTCTGACTCTGTGTAAGGAGCAGCCCTACTCCCAGCTCTCTGATGAGCAGGTCATTGAAAACACGGGCGAGTTCTTTAGAGACCAGGGAAAGCAG GTGTACCTGCCAAAGCCGCCATGTTGTCCTGAAAGAGTCTACACTGATCTGAtgctgagctgctggaggaggaacGCCAAGCAGAGGCCGAGCTTTCAGGAGATGCACACTCAGCTGATGGAGAGTCTGGCTTAG
- the LOC121193301 gene encoding carboxyl-terminal PDZ ligand of neuronal nitric oxide synthase protein-like, producing MPGVTKYNLVDDVHDLRIPMHNEEVFKHGVCFEAKYIGSLEVGRPGSRMEIVAAMRRIRYEFKLKNIKKKKVNIVVSTDCVKVILRKKKKRKGWSWDENTILVTQDPIYRIFYVSHDAQDLKIFSYIARDGQSNVFRCNVFKSKRKSQAMRIVRTVGQAFDVCHQLTLQQKNDDQEDEEGKAKESEAMPAKKRFALSEETDLEATTEESIECVSSSDLEKSKKDEVLGNDGKAPDDPPFLLSSPILGASVSDQSAADAPCSAEHQVQLLQKQLQQQEQQALAASAQVHVLQEQLSVEVCARTEAQTRVQRLLQQNTDLLQHISLLVKQIQELELKAAGQLTSMGSQDSLLEITFRAKPPSVAREPLTPSSSTGPLAAQSQLQIGDSAWAFPGPCSPGTIGTDTSPLGLSGSGVRLECFRFSSRGPDSHEQGQETGETPSDGAPDESSLLGEQVLGALELLRFRESGIGSEYESNTDESDDRDSWGQGEGMGADSAARLLNVLNAESLSDCLGDEMAV from the exons ATGCCAGGGGTAACCAAGTACAATTTAGTAGATGACGTGCACGATTTGAGGATCCCCATGCACAACGAGGAGGTGTTTAAGCATGGGGTCTGCTTCGAGGCAAAG TACATTGGCAGTTTGGAGGTGGGTCGCCCCGGGAGTCGAATGGAGATAGTCGCTGCGATGAGGAGAATCAGA TATGAATTCAAACTGAAgaacataaagaaaaagaaggtcaaCATCGTCGTATCAACTGATTGTGTCAAAGTGATTTTacgcaaaaagaaaaag AGAAAAGGCTGGTCGTGGGATGAGAATACCATCTTGGTGACTCAGGATCCCATCTACAG GATCTTTTATGTGTCTCATGATGCTCAAGACTTGAAGATCTTCAGTTATATAGCGAGAGACGGACAGAGCAACGTTTTCCGCTGCAATGTGTTCAAGTCAAAGAGGAAG TCGCAGGCCATGAGGATCGTGCGCACGGTGGGTCAGGCGTTTGATGTGTGTCACCAGCTGACCCTGCAGCAGAAAAACGATGAccaggaggatgaggagggaaaGGCCAAGGAGTCTGAGGCAATGCCAG CAAAGAAGAGGTTTGCATtgtcagaggagacagacctTGAAGCCACTACAGAGGAGAGCATTGAGTGTGTCTCTTCATCAGACCTGGAGAAGAGCAAAAAGGACGAGGTCCTTGGTAACGATGGGAAG GCGCCTGATGACCCACCCTTTCTGCTGAGCTCTCCCATCCTCGGAGCCTCTGTGTCGGATCAGTCGGCGGCAGATGCTCCCTGCTCTGCAGAGCACCAGGTCCAGCTCCTTCAGaaacaactgcagcagcaggaacagcaggCGCTGGCAGCTTCAGCACAG GTTCATGTGCTCCAGGAGCAGCTGTCAGTGGAGGTGTGTGCACGGACTGAAGCCCAGACCAGGGtgcagaggctgctgcagcagaacacTGACCTGCTGCAACACATTTCCCTGCTGGTCAAACAGATCCAGGAACTGGAGCTCAAAGCTGCCGGCCAGTTAACATCAA TGGGCTCCCAGGACAGTCTTCTAGAGATCACTTTCCGCGCCAAGCCCCCCAGTGTGGCCCGTGAACCCCTCACCCCTTCTTCATCTACAGGCCCTTTAGCAGCTCAGTCCCAGCTCCAGATTGGTGACAGTGCCTGGGCCTTCCCCGGGCCCTGCTCTCCAGGCACCATTGGAACCGACACTAGCCCTCTGGGGCTCAGCGGCAGTGGTGTTCGACTGGAGTGCTTCCGCTTCTCCTCCCGGGGGCCGGACAGCCACGAGCAGGGCCAGGAAACAGGGGAGACTCCCAGCGACGGAGCCCCAGATGAGAGCTCACTACTTGGGGAGCAGGTCCTCGGAGCCCTGGAGCTGCTTAGGTTTAGGGAGTCAGGGATTGGATCGGAGTACGAATCAAATACAGATGAAAGCGATGATCGGGACAGCTGGGGACAAGGCGAGGGAATGGGGGCTGATAGCGCAGCTCGACTCTTAAACGTGCTGAATGCAGAGAGTCTGTCAGACTGTTTAGGGGATGAGATGGCAGTGTAG